A DNA window from Eretmochelys imbricata isolate rEreImb1 chromosome 3, rEreImb1.hap1, whole genome shotgun sequence contains the following coding sequences:
- the MRPL19 gene encoding large ribosomal subunit protein bL19m, whose protein sequence is MAAACGRLLEQAGVRALARASAARPAARCRCFSSSGLLRANNGEPTKFRPPPKPVVVDKHKEVAERRFLSPEFIPPRGRTNPLKFYIERTDMIRRRKVLNIPEFYVGSILSVTTADPYASDKTSRFVGICIQRGGKGLGATFVLRNIIEGQGVEFCYELYNPRIREIKVLKLEKRLDDNLMYLRDALPEYSTFDVNMKPVPHSANDEIPVNQLKVKMKPRPWTKRWERPKFNIQGIHFELPKEMMEEAQKWSMPWIQFDMLREYNTSKLEKEIWKEVNEELKK, encoded by the exons ATGGCCGCCGCCTGCGGGAGGCTCCTGGAGCAGGCGGGCGTGAGGGCCCTCGCTAGGGCGTCCGCCGCCCGGCCCGCTGCGCGCTGCC GGTGCTTCTCTTCCTCTGGACTTCTGAGGGCTAACAATGGAGAACCTACAAAATTTCGGCCACCTCCAAAGCCAGTTGTTGTTGACAAACATAAAGAGGTAGCAGAGAGAAG GTTCTTGAGTCCTGAATTTATTCCCCCCAGAGGGAGAACAAATCCTCTTAAATTCTATATTGAAAGAACTGACATGATACGGAGGCGAAAAGTGCTCAACATTCCAGAGTTCTATGTTG GAAGCATCCTTTCTGTTACCACAGCAGATCCATATGCCAGTGACAAAACCAGCCGTTTTGTCGGAATTTGCAttcaaagaggaggaaaaggacttgGTGCTACCTTTGTGCTTCGGAATATTATAGAAGGGCAGG GTGTTGAGTTTTGCTATGAACTGTACAATCCTCGAATCCGGGAGATCAAGGTTTTGAAGTTGGAGAAGAGACTAGATGACAACCTGATGTATTTACGGGATGCTCTTCCTGAATATAGTACTTTTGATGTTAACATGAAACCTGTGCCCCATTCAGCTAATGATGAAATTCCTGTAAACCAG CTGAAGGTCAAAATGAAACCTAGGCCCTGGACAAAACGCTGGGAACGACCAAAATTTAACATTCAAGGAATCCACTTTGAACTACCTAAAGAAATGATGGAAGAAGCACAAAAATGGAGCATGCCCTGGATACAGTTTGATATGCTCCGAGAATACAATACTTCAAAATTAGAGAAGGAAATATGGAAAGAAGTGAATGAAGAGCTAAAAAAATGA